The following are from one region of the Knoellia sp. p5-6-4 genome:
- a CDS encoding AzlC family ABC transporter permease gives MTTLDPARRRAVQRQALSVGIATGAYGISFGALSTAAGLDILQTQALSLLLFSGGSQFAFVGLVAGGLAGAPAAIATSTLLGARNGLYGLQVARMLDVRGLRRAAAAHLTIDESTAVGVAQPEERAARLGFWATGIAVLVLWNLMTLVGALVGDAIGDPKTYGLDAAAAAAFCGLLWPRLKSRDAFAIAALAALVAVLLAPHAPAGVPVLVAALTALVGAVWPTAHRDPAPPHHWSDESAPPSAEHVPGSGPPPSSPEGPHARREQP, from the coding sequence GTGACGACCCTCGACCCTGCTCGGCGGCGCGCCGTGCAGCGCCAGGCGCTTTCGGTCGGCATCGCCACCGGCGCCTACGGCATCAGCTTCGGCGCCCTGTCGACCGCGGCCGGGCTCGACATCCTGCAGACCCAGGCGCTGTCCCTCCTGTTGTTCTCCGGCGGCTCCCAGTTCGCCTTCGTCGGCCTGGTCGCCGGAGGGCTCGCCGGCGCACCCGCGGCGATCGCCACCTCGACCCTGCTCGGCGCCAGGAACGGCCTGTACGGGCTGCAGGTGGCCAGGATGCTCGACGTCCGCGGCCTGCGGCGCGCTGCCGCCGCGCACCTGACGATCGACGAGTCCACCGCGGTCGGGGTGGCCCAGCCCGAGGAGCGGGCGGCTCGGCTGGGCTTCTGGGCCACGGGCATCGCGGTCCTCGTCCTGTGGAACCTCATGACCCTGGTGGGCGCCCTCGTCGGCGACGCCATCGGCGACCCGAAGACCTACGGGCTCGACGCGGCGGCCGCGGCGGCCTTCTGCGGCCTGCTGTGGCCGCGGCTGAAGTCGAGGGACGCCTTCGCGATCGCGGCCCTGGCCGCCCTGGTGGCCGTGCTCTTGGCCCCGCACGCCCCCGCCGGCGTGCCCGTGCTGGTCGCTGCGCTCACGGCACTGGTCGGGGCCGTGTGGCCGACGGCGCACCGCGACCCCGCACCGCCCCACCACTGGTCCGACGAGAGCGCGCCGCCCTCCGCTGAGCACGTACCCGGGTCCGGCCCCCCTCCCTCCTCGCCCGAGGGGCCACACGCGAGGAGGGAGCAGCCGTGA
- a CDS encoding AzlD domain-containing protein produces the protein MTMWTAVLTASALAFALKFLGYVVPAGWLEGPRTSRVTSALPIALLSALVAVQTLTGEGGGLVVDARLAAVLVAMAALALRAPFLLVVTLAAVTAALLRAAGWG, from the coding sequence GTGACCATGTGGACGGCGGTCCTCACCGCGAGCGCCCTGGCCTTCGCCCTGAAGTTCCTCGGCTACGTGGTGCCGGCCGGTTGGCTCGAGGGACCGCGGACCAGCCGGGTCACCTCGGCGCTGCCGATCGCGCTGCTGTCGGCCCTGGTGGCGGTGCAGACCCTCACCGGCGAGGGAGGCGGCCTCGTGGTCGACGCCCGTCTCGCCGCCGTCCTGGTGGCGATGGCGGCGCTGGCCCTGCGGGCCCCCTTCCTGCTCGTCGTGACCCTCGCCGCGGTGACGGCAGCCCTGCTGCGCGCGGCCGGCTGGGGCTGA
- a CDS encoding heparan-alpha-glucosaminide N-acetyltransferase domain-containing protein, which produces MSTPRSEQGRSGPGRRDARLASRLVGIDVARCVALLGMMATHILNPVDASGRLAWPQAVAGGRSSALFAVLAGVSLSLMTGRQRPHTGTRRLGDAAGLAARALVIALVGLWLGQLDTRVAVILVYYAVLFLLGLPFLGQSAGTLLALAGWWCLAAPVASHVVRQAWGPQPATVPTTASVDALGATLVDLLLTGYYPAIPWLTYLLAGMAIGRLDLRSNAVATRILAGGCGTALAAWGLSWALTSLSTAQQAMVTSSPGAASWDEVAHRIALGMGGTTPTDTWWWLAVAAPHSATPLDLAHTAGTAAAVIGAALLLSRAVQATRWTGAAWATLFGAGAMTLTLYSLHVVLLTPGRWPEPTPANYTRHALLALAVGAAFTLAGRRGPLEAVARWAAAQARRAVVRGPAVPTGDGLTR; this is translated from the coding sequence GTGTCGACCCCCCGGTCGGAGCAGGGACGCAGTGGACCGGGCCGCCGGGACGCCCGTCTCGCCTCGCGCCTGGTCGGCATCGACGTGGCCCGGTGCGTGGCCCTGCTCGGGATGATGGCCACCCACATCCTCAACCCGGTCGACGCCTCTGGCCGCCTCGCGTGGCCCCAGGCCGTGGCCGGGGGCCGGTCCTCGGCGCTGTTCGCCGTCCTGGCCGGGGTCTCGCTGTCCCTGATGACCGGGCGGCAGCGCCCTCACACGGGGACGCGGCGGCTGGGTGATGCCGCGGGGCTGGCGGCCCGGGCCCTGGTCATCGCCCTGGTGGGGCTGTGGCTGGGCCAGCTCGACACCCGGGTCGCCGTCATCCTCGTCTACTACGCCGTCCTCTTCCTCCTCGGCCTGCCGTTCCTGGGGCAGTCGGCGGGCACCCTGCTGGCCCTGGCCGGCTGGTGGTGCCTGGCCGCCCCGGTCGCCTCGCACGTGGTCCGTCAGGCGTGGGGGCCACAGCCGGCCACGGTGCCGACCACGGCCAGCGTCGATGCGCTCGGTGCGACCCTCGTCGACCTCCTGCTCACCGGCTACTACCCGGCCATCCCATGGTTGACCTACCTGCTGGCGGGAATGGCGATCGGCCGCCTCGACCTGCGCAGCAACGCCGTGGCGACCCGCATCCTCGCGGGCGGCTGCGGCACTGCCCTGGCCGCCTGGGGGCTGTCCTGGGCCCTGACCTCGCTGTCAACAGCGCAGCAGGCCATGGTCACGAGCTCGCCCGGCGCAGCCTCCTGGGACGAGGTGGCCCACCGCATCGCTCTCGGCATGGGCGGCACGACCCCCACCGACACGTGGTGGTGGCTGGCAGTGGCGGCACCGCACTCGGCCACCCCGCTCGACCTGGCCCACACGGCCGGTACCGCAGCCGCGGTGATCGGTGCCGCCCTGCTGCTCTCCCGGGCGGTGCAGGCCACCCGCTGGACGGGCGCCGCCTGGGCCACCCTCTTCGGCGCCGGCGCGATGACCCTGACGCTCTACAGCCTGCACGTCGTGCTGCTCACGCCGGGCCGCTGGCCCGAGCCGACGCCCGCCAACTACACCCGGCACGCCCTGCTGGCCCTGGCCGTCGGGGCCGCCTTCACCCTGGCCGGCCGTCGTGGCCCGCTCGAGGCGGTGGCGCGCTGGGCGGCGGCCCAGGCTCGGCGCGCGGTCGTCCGCGGCCCGGCCGTGCCGACGGGGGACGGCCTGACCCGCTGA
- the dapB gene encoding 4-hydroxy-tetrahydrodipicolinate reductase — MTGTVCRVATLTSVSDRIRVAVIGASGRMGSEACRAVGAAEDLELVARLGHGDDLGDLGGAEVAVELTVPDASPGHVRHCVERGVHVVVGTTGWGDERLADLEQQLGQKPGVGVLIAPNFAIGAILMMQFARQAARFYESVEVIELHHPDKLDAPSGTAARTARLIAAARSEAGLGEVPDATAHDPGGARGARVDGIPVHAVRLRGLVAHQEVLFGGEGEMLTLRHDSFDRVSFMPGVLAGVRAVADHPGLTVGLEHYLGLGD; from the coding sequence ATGACGGGCACTGTATGCCGGGTGGCTACCCTGACGTCCGTGAGCGACAGGATCAGGGTGGCCGTCATCGGAGCATCGGGACGCATGGGGAGCGAGGCGTGCCGGGCCGTGGGGGCCGCGGAGGACCTCGAGCTCGTCGCCCGGCTCGGCCACGGCGACGACCTCGGGGACCTCGGTGGCGCCGAGGTCGCCGTGGAGCTGACCGTGCCCGACGCCTCGCCCGGCCATGTCCGGCACTGCGTCGAGCGCGGCGTGCACGTGGTGGTCGGCACGACCGGCTGGGGCGACGAGCGGCTCGCCGACCTCGAGCAACAGCTGGGCCAGAAGCCCGGGGTCGGAGTGCTCATCGCCCCGAACTTCGCGATCGGGGCCATCCTCATGATGCAGTTCGCCCGTCAGGCCGCCCGGTTCTACGAGTCGGTGGAGGTCATCGAGCTGCACCACCCCGACAAGCTCGACGCCCCCTCCGGTACGGCGGCCCGCACGGCGCGGCTCATCGCCGCCGCGCGCAGCGAGGCCGGGCTCGGCGAGGTCCCCGACGCCACCGCGCACGACCCGGGCGGTGCGCGCGGGGCGCGCGTCGACGGCATACCGGTGCACGCGGTGCGGCTACGCGGGCTGGTCGCCCACCAGGAGGTGCTCTTCGGTGGCGAGGGGGAGATGCTCACCCTGCGCCACGACTCCTTCGACCGGGTCTCGTTCATGCCCGGTGTGCTGGCGGGGGTGCGGGCAGTCGCAGACCACCCCGGCCTGACCGTGGGGCTGGAGCACTACCTGGGGCTGGGCGACTAG
- a CDS encoding isoprenylcysteine carboxylmethyltransferase family protein: protein MDTSGARVKVLPPLLFLVVLAGALVADRLLPLPLPGGGTRVVAGVALVVAGLAVMAWAGRAMWGSHTTVSPWARVSALVTSGPFRFTRNPIYLGDLLVYLGVALWVGTWWPVLFLPLLFPAVQWLVIGPEERYLTARFGDDYTAYRQRVRRWI, encoded by the coding sequence ATGGACACCAGTGGTGCACGGGTGAAGGTGCTTCCTCCCCTGCTGTTCCTGGTCGTCCTCGCCGGCGCGCTGGTCGCCGACAGGCTGCTGCCCCTCCCCCTCCCCGGCGGCGGGACACGAGTGGTGGCGGGAGTGGCGCTCGTGGTGGCGGGCCTGGCCGTGATGGCCTGGGCGGGGCGGGCCATGTGGGGCTCGCACACCACCGTGAGTCCGTGGGCCCGGGTGTCGGCCCTGGTGACCTCGGGGCCGTTCCGGTTCACCCGCAACCCCATCTACCTCGGCGACCTGCTGGTCTACCTCGGTGTCGCCCTGTGGGTCGGCACCTGGTGGCCCGTGCTGTTCCTGCCACTCCTCTTTCCTGCGGTGCAGTGGCTCGTCATCGGCCCGGAGGAGCGCTACCTCACCGCACGGTTCGGTGACGACTACACGGCATACCGACAGCGCGTGCGGCGCTGGATCTGA
- a CDS encoding ExeM/NucH family extracellular endonuclease, translating to MAGAGALAAGMVAAAPAGAAPSAAADVVINEVYGGGGNSGATYRYDFIELVNVGDEPRSLDGWSVQYNSTTGTGAFQVTALSGVLPAGETLVVRQASGANTGAQDVPSDLQGTIAMGGAGGKVALVNTTAALTGCSDACSDLPQVLDFVGWGSANDFAGGAAAPATTNTTSVARKGTQNTPDNALDFAAGAPTPEACGTACASPPPPPPPPPGPAERAIAEIQGTGSSSPLAGQEVTTKGVVTAAYPTGGFRGFFLQTEGTGGERDLSAASDGIFVFQPSGSLDADAVIGNFVEVTGKVSEYNGLTEITAAPADIVDADESFDDVVPVSNPWPGSNAERESLEGMLYHPSGDFTVTNTYSTNQYGEVGLAAGDKPLLQPTEVAAPGSPEATAVAADNTARAVTLDDGASTNFLATSFSAGFCDPRPVPCLTNGDLTPAYVSQDEPVRVGAPVAFTDPVVVDYRFGWKLQPREQVVGPDNEASPVEFTNTRTTSPRSDDVNRHGTADIKVASFNVLNYFTTVGTEDAACDPYTDRTGDGTNVRTGCDQRGAWDAQDFERQQEKIVSAINALGADVVGLMEIENSAALGEPTDEALASLVTALNTEAGAGTWAFVPSSTELPPASEQDVITNAMIYKPASVMRVDQSRALGDQSAEGQAFGNAREPIAQVFKQKNGKGEKFLVVVNHFKSKGSAGPFPGDQDTGDGQGSSVTSRILQAQALRDWVPTVLDETSTEAVVMVGDYNSYAMEDPMDVLYEAGYTNAGVQFDEGSYSYSFSGLSGSLDHVLVNDAALELVTGADHWNINSGESVALEYSRFNYHGTNFHRPDPYRSSDHDPVVLGLKAHAAK from the coding sequence GTGGCCGGCGCAGGAGCGCTGGCCGCTGGCATGGTGGCGGCCGCCCCCGCAGGGGCGGCGCCGTCCGCCGCCGCCGACGTCGTCATCAACGAGGTCTACGGCGGAGGAGGCAACAGCGGCGCGACCTACCGCTACGACTTCATCGAGCTCGTCAACGTGGGCGACGAGCCGCGCAGCCTCGACGGCTGGTCGGTGCAGTACAACTCCACCACCGGGACCGGCGCCTTCCAGGTCACAGCCCTTTCGGGTGTGCTGCCGGCCGGCGAGACCCTGGTGGTCCGCCAGGCCTCCGGCGCCAACACCGGCGCCCAGGACGTGCCCTCGGACCTCCAAGGCACCATCGCCATGGGCGGCGCCGGCGGCAAGGTGGCGCTGGTCAACACGACGGCAGCGTTGACCGGATGCTCGGACGCCTGCTCCGACCTGCCCCAGGTGCTGGACTTCGTCGGCTGGGGGTCGGCCAACGACTTCGCCGGCGGCGCGGCCGCCCCCGCGACGACGAACACGACCTCCGTGGCGCGCAAGGGCACCCAGAACACACCCGACAACGCGCTCGACTTCGCCGCCGGCGCGCCGACGCCCGAGGCGTGCGGGACCGCGTGCGCGTCGCCGCCGCCTCCGCCGCCTCCGCCGCCCGGACCGGCCGAGCGCGCCATCGCCGAGATCCAGGGCACCGGCTCGTCCTCGCCGCTGGCCGGCCAGGAGGTGACGACCAAGGGCGTCGTCACCGCGGCCTACCCGACCGGCGGCTTCCGCGGCTTCTTCCTCCAGACCGAGGGCACCGGAGGCGAGCGCGACCTGTCCGCAGCCTCCGACGGCATCTTCGTGTTCCAGCCGAGCGGGTCGCTCGACGCCGACGCGGTCATCGGCAACTTCGTCGAGGTCACCGGCAAGGTCAGCGAGTACAACGGCCTGACGGAGATCACGGCCGCTCCTGCCGACATCGTCGACGCCGACGAGTCGTTCGACGACGTGGTCCCGGTCTCGAACCCGTGGCCGGGCAGCAACGCCGAGCGCGAGTCGCTCGAGGGCATGCTCTACCACCCGTCCGGGGACTTCACGGTGACCAACACCTACAGCACCAACCAGTACGGCGAGGTCGGTCTCGCTGCCGGTGACAAGCCGCTCCTCCAGCCCACCGAGGTGGCCGCACCGGGGTCGCCCGAGGCGACGGCCGTCGCGGCCGACAACACCGCCCGCGCGGTGACCCTCGACGACGGCGCGTCGACCAACTTCCTCGCCACCAGCTTCTCGGCGGGTTTCTGCGACCCGCGACCGGTCCCGTGCCTGACCAACGGCGACCTCACCCCGGCCTACGTCTCGCAGGACGAGCCGGTGCGTGTCGGTGCGCCGGTGGCCTTCACCGACCCCGTGGTCGTCGACTACCGCTTCGGGTGGAAGCTGCAGCCGCGCGAGCAGGTCGTGGGCCCTGACAACGAGGCCTCGCCGGTGGAGTTCACCAACACCCGCACCACGTCGCCGCGCAGCGACGACGTCAACCGGCACGGCACGGCCGACATCAAGGTCGCCTCCTTCAACGTCCTCAACTACTTCACGACGGTCGGCACCGAGGACGCCGCGTGCGACCCCTACACCGACCGCACGGGTGACGGCACCAACGTCCGCACCGGCTGCGACCAGCGCGGCGCCTGGGACGCGCAGGACTTCGAGCGCCAGCAGGAGAAGATCGTCTCGGCGATCAACGCGCTGGGCGCCGATGTCGTCGGCCTCATGGAGATCGAGAACTCCGCCGCGCTCGGCGAGCCCACCGACGAGGCGCTCGCCTCACTGGTGACGGCGCTCAACACCGAGGCGGGCGCGGGCACCTGGGCGTTCGTGCCGTCGTCCACCGAGCTGCCGCCGGCCTCGGAGCAGGACGTCATCACGAACGCGATGATCTACAAGCCCGCGTCCGTCATGCGCGTCGACCAGTCGCGGGCCCTCGGGGACCAGAGCGCCGAGGGCCAGGCCTTCGGCAACGCCCGCGAGCCGATCGCCCAGGTCTTCAAGCAGAAGAACGGCAAGGGCGAGAAGTTCCTCGTCGTGGTCAACCACTTCAAGTCCAAGGGCTCGGCCGGCCCGTTCCCCGGCGACCAGGACACCGGTGACGGCCAGGGCTCGTCGGTGACCTCGCGCATCCTCCAGGCACAGGCACTGCGTGACTGGGTGCCCACGGTCCTCGACGAGACGAGCACCGAGGCGGTCGTCATGGTGGGCGACTACAACTCGTACGCCATGGAGGACCCGATGGACGTCCTCTACGAAGCCGGCTACACCAACGCCGGTGTGCAGTTCGACGAGGGCTCGTACTCCTACTCGTTCTCGGGCCTGTCCGGCTCGCTCGACCACGTGCTCGTCAACGACGCGGCGCTCGAGCTCGTCACCGGCGCCGACCACTGGAACATCAACTCCGGCGAGTCGGTGGCCCTGGAGTACAGCCGCTTCAACTACCACGGGACGAACTTCCACCGTCCCGACCCGTACCGCTCCTCCGACCACGACCCCGTGGTCCTGGGGCTCAAGGCCCACGCCGCGAAGTAG
- a CDS encoding FAD-dependent oxidoreductase: protein MADSRTFVVVGGGLAGAKAVEALREKGFEGAVELYGAEPHLPYERPPLSKGYLKTGEGLADAFVHTREWYREHRVGLHLGTRVTELALLDHEIGTDAGERVRYDRLLIATGSSPRQLHLPGAELDGVLYLRTIEDSERLRATFRPGARVVSIGGGWIGLEAASAAVEAGSSVTVLEALDIPLVRVLGPTLATVFADLHREKGVDLRTSVEAAAIEGELGQVRGVRLADGTAVPADAVVVGIGALPNIELAEFAGLRLDNGIVVDAQGRSSDPDVFAVGDVANHFLPFLDEHVRVEHWATALNQPAAVAAAMLDQEGAYDELPYFYTDQYDLGMEYIGLGRPEDEVVVRGDLAAREFLAFWVRDDRVVAGMAVNTWDVIDDVKAVIRARRGVDRALLADPAVPLRDFA, encoded by the coding sequence ATGGCCGACAGCAGGACGTTCGTCGTCGTGGGCGGTGGTCTCGCGGGCGCCAAGGCGGTGGAGGCGCTGCGCGAGAAGGGCTTCGAGGGCGCGGTGGAGCTCTACGGAGCAGAGCCGCACCTGCCGTACGAGCGGCCGCCGCTGTCCAAGGGCTACCTCAAGACCGGTGAGGGTCTTGCCGACGCCTTCGTGCACACGCGGGAGTGGTACCGCGAGCACCGGGTGGGCCTGCACCTCGGGACGCGGGTCACCGAGCTCGCCCTGCTCGACCACGAGATCGGCACCGACGCGGGCGAGCGGGTGCGCTACGACAGGCTCCTCATCGCCACCGGCAGCAGTCCCCGCCAGCTGCACCTGCCGGGGGCCGAGCTCGACGGCGTGCTCTACCTGCGCACGATCGAGGACAGCGAAAGGCTGCGCGCCACCTTCCGGCCCGGCGCACGGGTGGTGAGCATCGGCGGCGGCTGGATCGGGCTCGAAGCGGCCTCGGCGGCGGTCGAGGCCGGCTCCTCCGTCACGGTGCTGGAGGCGCTCGACATCCCCCTGGTGCGGGTGCTCGGGCCGACGCTCGCCACGGTCTTCGCCGACCTGCACCGCGAGAAGGGCGTCGACCTGCGCACCTCCGTCGAGGCGGCCGCCATCGAGGGTGAGCTCGGCCAGGTGCGCGGCGTGCGGCTCGCCGACGGGACTGCCGTGCCGGCCGACGCAGTCGTCGTCGGCATCGGCGCGCTGCCCAACATCGAGCTCGCGGAGTTCGCGGGCCTGCGTCTCGACAACGGCATCGTGGTCGACGCGCAGGGGCGCTCGAGCGACCCCGACGTCTTCGCGGTCGGCGACGTCGCCAACCACTTCCTGCCCTTCCTCGACGAGCACGTGCGGGTCGAGCACTGGGCCACGGCGCTCAACCAGCCCGCGGCGGTCGCCGCCGCCATGCTCGACCAGGAGGGGGCCTACGACGAGCTGCCGTACTTCTACACCGACCAGTACGACCTCGGGATGGAGTACATCGGGCTCGGGCGACCCGAGGACGAGGTGGTGGTGCGCGGTGACCTCGCGGCCCGCGAGTTCCTCGCCTTCTGGGTGCGTGACGACCGCGTGGTGGCAGGGATGGCGGTGAACACCTGGGACGTCATCGACGACGTCAAGGCCGTCATCCGCGCGCGCCGAGGGGTCGACCGTGCGCTCCTCGCCGACCCCGCGGTGCCGCTGCGAGACTTTGCCTGA
- a CDS encoding polyribonucleotide nucleotidyltransferase, translating into MEGPDIQFAEATIDNGSFGTRTVRFETGRLAKQAGGAVSAYLDEDTMLLSTTTAGKCPREGFDFFPLTVDVEERMYAAGKIPGSFFRREGRPSTDAILTCRLIDRPLRPTFTKGLRNEVQVVITVLALNPDHQYDVLAINAASASTQISGLPFSGPIGGVRVALIDGQWVGFPNFSDAERSTFDMVVAGRVVGDDVAIMMVEAESTDATWNLVKNEGKQAPTEEVVAEGLEASKKFIKALCDAQAELASKSAKPVQEFPIFLDYEDDVYAAVEAAVSGDLTQALTIAGKQEREDRIDEIKDAVKASLAEQFEGREKEISAAYRSVQKKLIRQRILRDKVRIDGRGLADIRALSAEVEVLPRVHGSAIFERGETQIMGVTTLNMLRMEQQLDTLSPVTRKRYMHNYNFPPFSTGETGRVGSPKRREIGHGALAERALMPVLPTREEFPYAIRQVSEALGSNGSTSMGSVCASTLSLLNAGVPLRAPVAGIAMGLVSDEVDGETQYAALTDILGAEDAFGDMDFKVAGTREFVTAIQLDTKLDGIPASVLAGALTQARDARLHILDVMNEAIEAPDEMSPFAPRVISVKVPVDKIGEVIGPKGKMINQIQEDTGADISIEDDGTVYIGATDGPSAEAARAAINAIANPQMPEVGERFLGTVVKTTTFGAFISLLPGKDGLLHISEVRKLVGGKRIDAVEDVLSIGQKVQVELKEIDPRGKLSLAAVLAEGEGGEAAAAGEAAAAGEGGAAGSGDQADDGDREERGERREGGRSRNRRRRGDRGDRAEQGSGSPEADQLVEAHEGGAPASSEDAAN; encoded by the coding sequence ATGGAGGGTCCAGACATCCAGTTCGCCGAAGCCACGATCGACAACGGCTCCTTCGGCACCCGCACCGTCCGGTTCGAGACCGGGCGCCTGGCCAAGCAGGCCGGTGGCGCAGTCAGCGCCTACCTGGACGAGGACACGATGCTCCTCTCCACCACCACCGCAGGCAAGTGCCCGCGCGAGGGTTTCGACTTCTTCCCCCTGACGGTCGACGTCGAGGAGCGCATGTACGCCGCGGGCAAGATCCCCGGCTCGTTCTTCCGTCGCGAGGGCCGCCCGTCCACGGACGCGATCCTCACCTGCCGCCTCATCGACCGCCCGCTGCGTCCGACCTTCACCAAGGGCCTGCGCAACGAGGTCCAGGTCGTCATCACGGTGCTCGCGCTCAACCCCGACCACCAGTACGACGTGCTCGCCATCAACGCCGCGAGCGCCTCGACCCAGATCTCGGGCCTGCCCTTCTCCGGCCCGATCGGCGGCGTCCGCGTCGCGCTGATCGACGGCCAGTGGGTCGGGTTCCCGAACTTCTCCGACGCCGAGCGCTCGACCTTCGACATGGTCGTCGCCGGCCGCGTGGTCGGTGACGACGTCGCGATCATGATGGTCGAGGCCGAGTCCACCGACGCCACCTGGAACCTCGTGAAGAACGAGGGCAAGCAGGCGCCGACCGAGGAGGTCGTGGCCGAGGGCCTCGAGGCCTCCAAGAAGTTCATCAAGGCGCTCTGCGACGCCCAGGCCGAGCTGGCCAGCAAGTCGGCCAAGCCCGTCCAGGAGTTCCCGATCTTCCTCGACTACGAGGACGACGTGTATGCCGCCGTCGAGGCCGCCGTGTCCGGTGACCTCACGCAGGCGCTCACCATCGCCGGCAAGCAGGAGCGCGAGGACCGCATCGACGAGATCAAGGACGCCGTCAAGGCCTCCCTCGCCGAGCAGTTCGAGGGCCGCGAGAAGGAGATCTCCGCTGCCTACCGCTCCGTGCAGAAGAAGCTCATCCGCCAGCGCATCCTGCGCGACAAGGTGCGCATCGACGGCCGTGGCCTCGCCGACATCCGCGCGCTGAGCGCCGAGGTCGAGGTCCTGCCGCGTGTGCACGGCTCGGCGATCTTCGAGCGCGGCGAGACCCAGATCATGGGTGTCACCACGCTGAACATGCTGCGCATGGAGCAGCAGCTCGACACCCTCTCCCCGGTGACGCGCAAGCGCTACATGCACAACTACAACTTCCCGCCGTTCTCCACCGGTGAGACCGGTCGCGTGGGCTCGCCGAAGCGCCGCGAGATCGGCCACGGCGCCCTGGCCGAGCGCGCGCTCATGCCGGTGCTGCCGACGCGTGAGGAGTTCCCCTACGCGATCCGCCAGGTCTCCGAGGCGCTGGGCTCCAACGGCTCCACCTCGATGGGCTCGGTCTGCGCCTCCACCCTCTCGCTGCTCAACGCCGGTGTGCCGCTGCGCGCCCCGGTCGCCGGCATCGCGATGGGGCTGGTGTCCGACGAGGTCGACGGTGAGACGCAGTACGCCGCGCTGACCGACATCCTCGGCGCCGAGGACGCGTTCGGCGACATGGACTTCAAGGTCGCCGGCACCCGCGAGTTCGTCACGGCCATCCAGCTCGACACCAAGCTCGACGGCATCCCCGCCTCGGTGCTGGCCGGCGCGCTGACCCAGGCCCGTGACGCCCGCCTGCACATCCTCGACGTCATGAACGAGGCCATCGAGGCCCCGGACGAGATGTCGCCGTTCGCACCGCGCGTCATCTCGGTGAAGGTCCCGGTCGACAAGATCGGCGAGGTCATCGGCCCGAAGGGCAAGATGATCAACCAGATCCAGGAGGACACCGGCGCCGACATCTCCATCGAGGACGACGGCACCGTCTACATCGGCGCCACCGACGGCCCGTCCGCCGAGGCTGCGCGCGCGGCGATCAACGCGATCGCCAACCCGCAGATGCCCGAGGTCGGCGAGCGCTTCCTCGGCACCGTCGTGAAGACGACGACCTTCGGTGCGTTCATCTCGCTGCTGCCCGGCAAGGACGGCCTGCTGCACATCTCCGAGGTGCGCAAGCTCGTCGGCGGCAAGCGGATCGACGCGGTCGAGGACGTCCTCTCGATCGGCCAGAAGGTCCAGGTCGAGCTCAAGGAGATCGACCCGCGCGGCAAGCTCTCGCTCGCCGCGGTCCTGGCCGAGGGCGAGGGCGGCGAGGCTGCTGCGGCCGGCGAGGCTGCTGCGGCCGGCGAGGGCGGCGCGGCCGGCTCCGGCGACCAGGCCGATGACGGTGACCGCGAGGAGCGCGGCGAGCGTCGCGAGGGCGGCCGCAGCCGCAACCGTCGTCGCCGCGGCGACCGCGGTGACCGCGCCGAGCAGGGTTCCGGCAGCCCCGAGGCCGACCAGCTGGTCGAGGCCCACGAGGGCGGCGCCCCCGCCTCCTCGGAGGACGCGGCGAACTGA
- the rpsO gene encoding 30S ribosomal protein S15: MPLSADVKKKIMAEYATAEGDTGSPEVQIALLTQRIKDLTEHSREHKHDHHSRRGLLLLVGQRRRLLRYLESVDIERYRSLIKRLGLRR; this comes from the coding sequence ATGCCGCTGAGCGCTGACGTCAAGAAGAAGATCATGGCCGAGTACGCCACCGCCGAGGGCGACACTGGCTCTCCCGAGGTGCAGATCGCGCTGCTCACCCAGCGGATCAAGGACCTCACCGAGCACTCCCGTGAGCACAAGCACGACCACCACAGCCGCCGCGGCCTCCTGCTGCTCGTCGGCCAGCGTCGTCGCCTGCTGCGCTACCTCGAGAGCGTCGACATCGAGCGCTACCGCTCGCTGATCAAGCGCCTCGGTCTGCGTCGCTAA
- a CDS encoding helix-turn-helix transcriptional regulator, which produces MGEPTFEAGPLLVRARRVADLSQRDLARLSGVAQSTIAAIESGDRDVRVAVFGSLLAAAGLRLAVLAPGGEELHGFAEDSVRDNAGRRFPAHLDVLPPDAVPAERVTSPRHDRPEAKGWYHLRERRDLARGAGEAQDGHPAIRELEYRRLHRRHGRAPWWSHPEAEIRERLGLEPADEPPDPPNG; this is translated from the coding sequence ATGGGGGAGCCGACGTTCGAGGCGGGACCGCTACTGGTCCGTGCCCGCAGGGTTGCCGACCTGAGCCAGCGCGACCTGGCTCGGTTGTCCGGGGTCGCGCAGTCGACCATCGCGGCCATCGAGTCGGGGGATCGGGATGTGCGGGTGGCGGTGTTCGGCAGCCTCCTGGCTGCCGCGGGCCTGAGGCTCGCAGTGCTCGCACCCGGGGGCGAGGAGCTGCACGGGTTTGCGGAGGACAGCGTGCGCGACAACGCGGGTCGGCGGTTTCCCGCCCACCTCGACGTCCTTCCCCCGGACGCCGTCCCGGCCGAGCGGGTCACCTCGCCCCGCCACGACCGCCCCGAGGCCAAGGGCTGGTACCACCTGCGGGAGCGCAGAGACCTCGCCAGGGGAGCCGGTGAGGCGCAGGACGGTCATCCGGCCATTCGAGAGCTCGAGTACCGTCGGCTCCACCGCCGCCACGGCCGCGCGCCGTGGTGGTCCCATCCGGAGGCGGAGATCCGCGAACGGCTGGGACTCGAGCCCGCCGACGAGCCGCCCGACCCACCAAACGGCTAG